The following proteins are encoded in a genomic region of Candidatus Binatia bacterium:
- a CDS encoding TlyA family RNA methyltransferase has product MPAKRERLDKLLVDRGLVGSRERARRLIMSGEVWVAGQRVDKPGALVPVDATPEVRGADIPFVSRGGLKLDAALTHWNIDVRGLIAVDVGASTGGFTDCLLQRGARHVFAIDVGYGQFAWALRQDPRVTLFERANIRAFDPVKLPELAELAVIDVSFISLRLVLPAVIKLVVPGAIILPLVKPQFEVGRAEVGKGGVVRDPKLQESAVDTVSNCGKALGLTYHGDCPSPIKGPKGNQEFLLYFTVPSAQ; this is encoded by the coding sequence ATGCCCGCGAAACGCGAACGCCTCGACAAGCTACTGGTTGACCGTGGCCTGGTCGGCAGCCGCGAACGCGCCCGGCGGCTCATCATGTCGGGAGAGGTCTGGGTTGCCGGCCAGCGCGTCGACAAGCCCGGGGCGCTGGTGCCCGTAGATGCCACGCCGGAAGTCCGTGGCGCAGATATTCCATTCGTCAGCCGCGGTGGTCTCAAACTCGACGCCGCGCTGACGCATTGGAACATCGACGTTCGCGGCCTCATTGCAGTCGATGTCGGCGCGTCGACCGGCGGCTTCACCGATTGCCTGCTGCAGCGGGGCGCGCGGCACGTCTTCGCCATCGACGTCGGCTACGGTCAGTTCGCGTGGGCGCTGCGCCAGGATCCGCGCGTCACGCTGTTTGAGCGCGCCAACATCCGCGCCTTCGACCCGGTGAAGCTTCCGGAGCTGGCGGAGCTGGCCGTGATCGATGTGTCCTTCATCTCGTTACGCCTGGTGCTTCCGGCCGTAATCAAGCTGGTCGTCCCGGGCGCGATCATTCTGCCGCTAGTGAAGCCGCAATTCGAAGTCGGCAGAGCAGAGGTCGGCAAAGGCGGAGTGGTCCGCGATCCGAAACTGCAGGAATCTGCAGTCGACACTGTCAGCAACTGCGGCAAGGCGCTAGGCCTCACCTACCACGGGGATTGCCCGTCGCCGATAAAGGGCCCGAAAGGCAATCAGGAATTTCTTCTGTACTTCACCGTGCCGTCGGCACAATAA